A window of Argopecten irradians isolate NY chromosome 14, Ai_NY, whole genome shotgun sequence contains these coding sequences:
- the LOC138307977 gene encoding uncharacterized protein — MNYRLENDVSPVEEKQFLVSETALTELLSVCRYCSGDCTPLIQFTRGTMIVTRSVCVNGHSFTWKSQPCHKTLPWCNLLTASAIMTSGSSGSKVLQLFHNMNLQMFSTRTCSRLISLYVVPSIQTTWIASQAHLLEQIQGQEVVLGGDARCDSPGYSAKYGTYTLMDLEANKILTTNLVQCNEVASSTHMELEGLKRGLACLDRHVTVKALVTDRHSMVKKFMREEHSDIRHYFDVWHVAKGISKKLEAMAKKKRGQEIRPWIKAIVNHMHWVSASCDGDGELVSAKWLSLMNHIRNKHVGHSQRYPACEHGELTEDRAWLKEGSVPFKLLNEVVTSKFLMKDIPKLSPVHQTYVLEVFHSIVNHFAPKSTHFQYAAMNARNSVAALHYNENSNRPQATTKDGQLQFATCYPKAKKGTVAVVKPCKPPPTFGYVSHIQQAVVDRRTTECPTYKTAGSNIRLLNMYNPPTLASTFERFEKEELIQHHRSRFLNTSVSPSCTN, encoded by the exons ATGAATTACCGCTTAGAGAATGATGTGTCTCCTGTGGAGGAGAAGCAGTTCCTGGTCAGTGAGACAGCTCTCACAGAACTTTTGTCTGTTTGTAGATATTGTTCAGGTGATTGCACACCTCTCATCCAATTCACCAGAGGTACAATGATTGTGACCAGGTCTGTGTGTGTAAATGGACACTCCTTTACATGGAAGAGCCAGCCTTGCCACAAGACTTTACCCTGGTGCAATTTATTGACTGCATCTGCAATTATGACCAGTGGCAGCAGTGGGTCAAAGGTACTTCAGCTTTTCCACAACATGAACTTGCAGATGTTCAGCACCAGAACTTGCAGTCGTTTGATTAGTTTATATGTTGTGCCATCTATTCAAACCACTTGGATTGCCTCTCAGGCTCATCTGTTGGAACAGATACAAGGACAGGAGGTAGTTCTTGGAGGTGATGCCAGATGTGACTCTCCGGGGTACTCTGCAAAATACGGGACTTACACCCTCATGGATCTGGAGGCCAACAAGATTCTCACCACTAATCTAGTGCAG TGTAATGAAGTTGCAAGTTCTACCCATATGGAGTTAGAGGGTCTCAAGAGAGGTCTGGCATGTCTTGACAGGCATGTCACTGTGAAGGCACTGGTGACTGATCGTCACAGCATGGTAAAGAAATTCATGAGGGAAGAGCACAGCGACATAAGACACTACTTTGATGTGTGGCATGTGGCAAAAG GTATATCAAAGAAGCTGGAAGCTATGGCTAAGAAAAAACGTGGACAGGAAATCCGGCCTTGGATCAAAGCCATTGTAAACCACATGCACTGGGTGTCAGCTTCCTGTGATGGCGATGGTGAGTTGGTGTCCGCCAAATGGTTATCCTTGATGAACCACATCAGAAACAAGCATGTTGGACATTCACAGAGGTATCCAGCATGTGAACATGGGGAACTAACCGAGGACCGAGCATGGCTCAAAGAAG GATCAGTTCCATTCAAACTCTTGAATGAAGTGGTCACCAGCAAATTTCTGATGAAGGACATACCAAAGCTGTCACCAGTCCATCAAACCTACGTCTTAGAAGTGTTTCATTCTATAGTGAACCATTTTGCACCCAAGAGCACACATTTCCAGTATGCAGCCATGAATGCAAG AAACAGTGTAGCTGCTCTTCACTACAATGAAAACAGCAACAGACCCCAGGCAACTACAAAGGATGGCCAGTTGCAGTTTGCTACTTGCTATCCAAAAGCGAAAAAGGGAACAGTTGCAGTAGTGAAACCGTGCAAACCTCCACCAACATTTG GTTATGTTTCACATATTCAACAAGCTGTCGTGGACAGAAGAACTACAGAATGTCCAACATATAAAACTGCAGGCAGCAACATCAGACTTCTGAATATGTACAACCCTCCCACCCTGGCCTCAACGTTCGAGCGATTTGAGAAGGAGGAACTAATTCAACACCACCGATCTCGTTTTCTTAACACATCTGTTTCACCATCATGCACTAACTAA
- the LOC138308059 gene encoding coadhesin-like, which translates to MHIQRRAQNRRLSVNGGFSDWGSWGACSVTCGNDVQSRSRACDNPSAQYGGLPCSGDTSETQTCTLSPCPIDGGFSFWGSWGACSVTCGNGVQSRSRACDNPSAQYGGLPCSGDTSETQTCTLSPCPIDGGFSAWGSWGACSVTCANGVQTRSRACDSPSAQYGGLPCSGDTSETQTCTLSPCPIDGAWTNWENWSTCTVTCGGGTSGRSRTCTNPAPQYGGIDCTGAASETKDCNTQTCIIDGAWGDWTAWSPCTVTCGGGRKARIRSCDNPVPANGGLSCPSDSAETIYCNTKSCGVAAAGVYQQLCPTNWFTCASGSMSCIDEAFHCDCSNDCDDGSDETTEYGGCSAEVVAACQNGGNDMAVVPMFMMSVILQAYVVTVLACDL; encoded by the exons ATGCATATTCAAAGGCGTGCTCAGAACAGACGTCTGTCTG TTAACGGGGGATTTTCCGATTGGGGGTCATGGGGCGCATGCTCCGTAACCTGTGGAAATGATGTGCAAAGCAGAAGCAGGGCCTGTGACAATCCGTCAGCTCAATATGGCGGACTGCCTTGTTCCGGTGACACAAGTGAAACCCAGACCTGCACATTGAGTCCATGTCCGA TTGATGGAGGATTTTCTTTTTGGGGGTCATGGGGCGCATGCTCTGTGacttgtggtaatggtgtgcaAAGTCGAAGCAGGGCATGTGACAATCCTTCTGCTCAATATGGCGGACTGCCTTGTTCCGGTGATACAAGTGAAACCCAGACCTGCACGTTAAGTCCATGTCCGA TTGATGGGGGGTTTTCCGCTTGGGGGTCTTGGGGCGCATGCTCAGTGACCTGTGCAAATGGTGTGCAAACCCGAAGCAGGGCATGTGACAGTCCGTCTGCTCAATATGGCGGACTTCCTTGTTCCGGTGACACAAGTGAAACTCAGACCTGCACATTGAGCCCATGTCCGA TTGATGGAGCATGGACAAATTGGGAAAATTGGAGCACGTGCACCGTAACTTGCGGTGGAGGTACTTCCGGTAGATCACGTACTTGTACTAATCCCGCTCCCCAATATGGCGGGATTGATTGTACAGGCGCGGCGTCTGAGACTAAAGACTGCAACACACAAACTTGTAtca TTGATGGCGCGTGGGGTGATTGGACCGCGTGGAGCCCGTGCACCGTTACCTGTGGGGGCGGGAGAAAGGCCCGGATAAGATCATGTGACAATCCTGTTCCGGCTAATGGAGGACTTTCCTGTCCCAGCGATTCTGCAGAGACTATTTATTGTAATACAAAATCGTGTGGTGTAGCTGCAGCTGGAGTATATCAGCAG CTTTGCCCAACTAACTGGTTTACATGTGCGTCTGGTTCGATGAGCTGTATCGACGAGGCCTTCCATTGTGATTGTTCAAATGACTGTGACGACGGAAGTGATGAAACAACCGAATATGGCGGATGCAGTGCGGAAGTGGTGGCAGCTTGTCAAAATGGGGGCAATG ATATGGCTGTGGTTCCCATGTTTATGATGTCAGTTATCCTCCAAGCCTATGTTGTTACCGTATTGGCTTGCGATTTATAG